Proteins from a genomic interval of Phoenix dactylifera cultivar Barhee BC4 unplaced genomic scaffold, palm_55x_up_171113_PBpolish2nd_filt_p 000893F, whole genome shotgun sequence:
- the LOC103703870 gene encoding peptidyl-prolyl cis-trans isomerase Pin1-like, whose translation MASEEQVRASHILIKHEGSRRKASWKDPDGRIISATTRDAAVRQLHALRDDILAGKVRFEDVAARHSDCSSAKRGGDLGCFGRGQMQKPFEEATFALKVGEMSDIVDTDSGIHIILRTG comes from the exons atggcATCAGAGGAGCAGGTGAGGGCGTCTCACATCCTGATAAAGCACGAGGGGTCGCGGCGGAAGGCCTCCTGGAAGGATCCCGACGGCCGCATCATCTCCGCCACCACCAGGGACGCGGCCGTCCGCCAGCTCCACGCCCTCCGCGACGACATCCTCGCCGGCAAGGTCCGCTTCGAGGACGTCGCTGCCCGCCACTCCGACTGCAGCTCCGCCAAGCGCGGCGGCGATCTTG GTTGTTTTGGGAGGGGACAGATGCAGAAACCCTTTGAAGAAGCTACCTTTGCCCTCAAAGTGGGTGAGATGAGCGACATTGTGGACACAGACAGTGGCATTCATATCATCCTGCGAACTGGTTGA